In Stigmatopora nigra isolate UIUO_SnigA chromosome 18, RoL_Snig_1.1, whole genome shotgun sequence, one genomic interval encodes:
- the gngt2b gene encoding guanine nucleotide-binding protein G(I)/G(S)/G(O) subunit gamma-T2b, whose amino-acid sequence MARDMSDKEILKMELEQLKKEVNTPRTPVGANVTDTISFVEALLPNDPLIKGVPDDKNPYKGDKGGCLIT is encoded by the exons ATGGCTCGGGACATGTCCGATAAGGAGATCCTGAAGATGGAATTGGAACAGCTCAAGAAGGAGGTCAATACGCCAAGGACTCcg GTGGGTGCAAATGTTACAGACACAATCTCCTTTGTGGAAGCTCTCCTTCCCAACGACCCTCTCATCAAAGGCGTTCCCGATGACAAGAACCCTTACAAAGGAGACAAGGGAGGCTGCCTCATAACATAG